One genomic segment of Vibrio quintilis includes these proteins:
- the typA gene encoding translational GTPase TypA: MTTPQIDKLRNIAIIAHVDHGKTTLVDKLLQQSGTLQSRGEVEERVMDSNDIEKERGITILAKNTAIRWNDYRINIVDTPGHADFGGEVERIMSMVDCVLLIVDAVDGPMPQTRFVTQKAFAHGLKPIVVINKIDRPGARPDWVMDQVFDLFDNLGATDEQLDFQVVYASALNGWASLDEGETTDNMEALFQAIVDNVEAPKVDLEGPLQMQISQLDYSSYVGVIGVARVTRGTVKPNQQVTIIGADGKTRNGKVGTVLGYLGLERNEVEQATAGDIIAITGLGELKISDTICDTNAVEAMKPLSVDEPTVTMTFQVNTSPFAGKEGKFVTSRNILERLEKELVHNVALRVEQTDDPDKFRVSGRGELHLSILIENMRREGFELAVSRPEVIIKEENGQLMEPFETVTIDVLEEHQGGIMENIGLRKGELKDMSPDGKGRVRMDFDMPSRGLIGFQTEFMTLTSGSGLLYHTFDHYGPHKGGTIGQRNNGVLISNATGKALTYALFNLQERGRLFAEHADEVYEGQVIGIHNRSNDLTVNCLKGKQLTNVRASGTDEAQVLSPAIKYTLEQALEFIDDDELVEVTPENIRIRKKHLTENDRKRAARTEK, encoded by the coding sequence ATGACAACTCCACAGATTGATAAATTAAGAAATATTGCAATTATTGCACACGTTGACCACGGGAAAACGACCTTGGTTGACAAGCTGTTACAACAGTCCGGGACTTTACAGTCTCGTGGTGAAGTTGAAGAACGGGTCATGGACTCGAACGATATCGAAAAGGAACGTGGAATAACCATTCTGGCTAAAAATACCGCGATTCGCTGGAACGACTATCGAATCAACATCGTTGATACTCCCGGACACGCCGACTTTGGTGGTGAAGTTGAGCGGATTATGTCGATGGTTGACTGTGTGTTACTGATTGTTGATGCTGTTGATGGTCCGATGCCTCAAACTCGTTTTGTAACTCAAAAGGCATTTGCTCATGGTTTGAAGCCTATTGTTGTGATCAATAAGATTGATCGCCCGGGGGCTCGCCCGGATTGGGTCATGGATCAGGTTTTTGACCTTTTTGATAACCTTGGTGCTACTGACGAGCAGCTGGACTTTCAGGTTGTTTATGCTTCCGCCCTGAATGGCTGGGCTTCCTTAGATGAAGGTGAAACGACCGACAATATGGAAGCGTTATTCCAGGCGATTGTTGATAATGTCGAAGCGCCAAAAGTTGACCTGGAAGGACCACTGCAGATGCAGATTTCTCAGCTCGACTATAGTTCATATGTTGGTGTTATCGGTGTTGCCCGCGTGACCCGGGGTACGGTTAAACCAAACCAGCAAGTGACCATCATTGGTGCTGACGGTAAAACCCGCAATGGTAAAGTTGGTACGGTATTAGGTTACCTTGGCCTGGAGCGGAACGAAGTTGAACAGGCGACTGCAGGTGATATTATTGCTATCACCGGTCTCGGTGAATTAAAAATTTCGGACACCATCTGCGACACAAACGCTGTGGAAGCGATGAAGCCATTGTCTGTTGATGAGCCGACAGTGACAATGACATTCCAGGTCAATACATCTCCATTTGCCGGGAAAGAAGGCAAATTCGTGACTTCACGTAATATTTTAGAACGCTTGGAAAAAGAGTTGGTCCATAATGTGGCATTGCGTGTTGAACAAACTGACGATCCAGATAAATTCCGTGTTTCTGGTCGTGGCGAACTCCATCTCTCAATTTTGATTGAGAATATGCGTCGTGAAGGCTTTGAATTAGCGGTTTCCCGTCCTGAAGTTATCATTAAAGAAGAAAATGGCCAACTGATGGAACCGTTTGAAACGGTAACGATTGATGTATTAGAAGAACATCAGGGCGGAATCATGGAGAATATCGGTTTGCGTAAAGGTGAACTGAAAGATATGTCTCCTGATGGAAAAGGCCGTGTTCGTATGGATTTTGATATGCCATCCCGTGGTTTGATTGGGTTCCAGACGGAATTCATGACACTGACATCAGGTTCGGGTCTGCTTTATCATACGTTCGATCATTATGGCCCACACAAAGGTGGAACAATTGGTCAGCGTAACAATGGTGTTCTGATCTCGAATGCAACTGGTAAGGCACTGACTTATGCGCTGTTTAATCTGCAAGAGCGTGGAAGACTGTTTGCTGAGCATGCTGATGAGGTTTATGAAGGTCAGGTTATTGGTATTCACAACCGATCAAATGATTTGACTGTTAACTGTCTGAAAGGCAAGCAACTAACCAATGTCCGGGCATCCGGTACTGATGAAGCACAGGTACTTTCTCCGGCAATCAAATATACGCTTGAGCAAGCACTGGAATTCATTGACGACGATGAACTGGTGGAAGTAACACCGGAGAACATCAGAATCAGGAAAAAACACCTGACTGAGAATGACAGAAAGCGGGCTGCACGCACTGAAAAATAA
- the glnA gene encoding glutamate--ammonia ligase: MSVENVLSLIQENEVKFVDLRFTDTKGKEQHVSIPAHQIDADFFEEGKMFDGSSVAGWKGINESDMVLMPDASTAVLDPFTEDSTLNIRCDVLEPATMQGYDRDPRSIAKRAEDYMRATGIADTVLFGPEPEFFLFDDVKFNSGMSGAMYSIDDVEAVWNSGSSLEGGNKGHRPGVKGGYFPVAPVDSSQDIRSAMCLIMEEMGLVVEAHHHEVATAGQNEIACRFNSLTSKADELQIYKYVIHNVAHAYDKTATFMPKPLVGDNGSGMHCHQSLAKDGVNLFAGDKYGGLSETALYYIGGIIKHARAINAFANASTNSYKRLVPGFEAPVMLAYSARNRSASIRIPVVPSPKARRIEVRFPDPTANPYLAFAAMLMAGLDGIKNKIHPGDAADKDLYDLPAEEAAQIPTVASSLEQALDALDADREFLTEGGVFSDDFIDSYLELKAQDVEKLNMTTHPVEFEMYYSV; encoded by the coding sequence ATGTCAGTAGAAAATGTTTTATCGCTGATCCAAGAAAACGAAGTTAAGTTTGTTGACTTACGCTTTACAGATACAAAAGGTAAAGAGCAGCACGTATCTATTCCTGCTCACCAAATCGATGCAGACTTCTTCGAAGAAGGTAAAATGTTCGATGGTTCTTCTGTTGCTGGCTGGAAAGGGATTAATGAATCTGACATGGTTTTAATGCCAGATGCTTCAACTGCAGTATTAGATCCGTTCACTGAAGATTCAACTTTGAATATCCGTTGCGATGTACTTGAACCAGCAACAATGCAGGGATATGACCGCGATCCACGCTCTATTGCTAAGCGAGCTGAAGATTATATGCGTGCGACTGGTATTGCCGATACAGTCCTGTTCGGTCCGGAACCAGAATTTTTCCTGTTTGATGATGTTAAGTTCAACAGCGGCATGTCTGGTGCAATGTATTCAATTGATGATGTCGAAGCTGTATGGAACTCAGGCTCTAGCCTGGAAGGTGGTAACAAAGGTCACCGTCCTGGAGTTAAAGGCGGTTATTTCCCGGTAGCTCCGGTTGATTCATCTCAGGATATTCGTTCTGCAATGTGTCTGATCATGGAAGAAATGGGCTTAGTTGTTGAAGCACATCACCATGAAGTAGCAACTGCAGGTCAAAACGAAATTGCGTGTCGTTTTAATTCACTGACATCCAAAGCAGATGAACTTCAAATCTACAAATATGTCATTCATAATGTGGCTCACGCATACGATAAAACTGCGACATTTATGCCAAAACCTCTGGTTGGCGATAATGGTTCAGGTATGCACTGTCACCAATCTCTGGCTAAAGATGGTGTAAACCTGTTTGCCGGTGACAAATATGGCGGTCTGTCTGAAACAGCGCTTTACTACATTGGTGGAATTATCAAGCACGCACGTGCAATTAACGCATTTGCTAATGCATCAACAAACTCTTACAAACGTCTTGTTCCAGGATTCGAAGCACCGGTAATGCTTGCTTATTCAGCACGTAACCGTTCTGCATCAATTCGTATCCCTGTAGTTCCAAGTCCTAAAGCACGCCGTATTGAGGTTCGCTTCCCGGATCCAACAGCAAACCCTTACCTTGCATTCGCTGCAATGCTTATGGCTGGTCTTGATGGAATTAAGAATAAGATTCACCCTGGTGATGCTGCAGATAAAGACTTATATGATCTGCCAGCTGAAGAAGCTGCTCAAATTCCAACAGTTGCATCTTCTTTAGAACAAGCTCTTGATGCTCTTGATGCTGATCGTGAATTCCTGACAGAAGGCGGTGTATTCTCTGATGACTTCATCGACTCTTACCTTGAATTGAAAGCTCAGGATGTTGAAAAACTGAATATGACAACTCACCCTGTTGAGTTCGAAATGTATTACTCAGTTTAA
- a CDS encoding IS4 family transposase, which yields MLAHWLIDVDDFASPESLALFQKELPLEWINQALDETNKASMRRRKLPAELVVWLVVGIGLYRDRPITDVLDKLDLKLSNSLGESIAPSAIPQARKRLTAKPLEALFSLTAEHWTGAEDNKDTWYGLRLFSVDGTQFRTHDTSPLAEHFHYVKHSKTRHTEYPIVRLCALCSLRSRLLYNVAFGPSSTGEVNYAKQLIPSVPANSLTIFDRCYLSAELMINWSRQHGSSHWMTPIKSNTQYEVIEQLDEEGRDLIVEMSVSQHALRQDPSLPEKWQARLVLYPEQEQPNHIKGLLTSLTDSQYSLQSLLDVYFERWEVENSYGEIKHDMLEDEVLLRSQSVEGVEQEIWGILIAYNLVRLEISRIAKEAGVSPLRISFMMALRDIQDELMWCAIASPGSIPKKLRAMRERVKRYILPERKKRPKSRTVRISKTRYPVRSKHLK from the coding sequence ATGTTGGCTCACTGGCTTATTGATGTTGATGACTTTGCTTCTCCGGAATCTCTTGCACTCTTTCAAAAAGAGCTTCCACTAGAGTGGATAAATCAAGCACTTGATGAAACAAATAAAGCGAGCATGAGGCGGCGAAAGCTACCTGCTGAGCTCGTAGTCTGGCTCGTTGTTGGAATTGGTTTGTACCGTGACCGGCCTATTACTGATGTACTTGATAAATTAGATCTGAAGCTTTCTAATTCTCTGGGAGAGTCCATTGCTCCAAGCGCTATACCCCAAGCAAGAAAGCGATTAACAGCCAAACCTCTCGAAGCCCTATTCTCTTTAACAGCCGAGCATTGGACAGGTGCGGAAGACAATAAAGATACATGGTATGGGCTGAGACTTTTCTCGGTCGATGGCACCCAGTTTAGAACGCATGATACCAGTCCTCTGGCCGAACATTTTCATTACGTTAAACACAGCAAAACTCGCCATACCGAATACCCTATTGTCAGATTATGTGCACTTTGCTCCCTACGCAGCCGTCTACTCTATAATGTTGCTTTTGGCCCAAGTTCTACAGGCGAAGTGAACTATGCAAAGCAGCTCATTCCCTCAGTTCCTGCCAACTCCCTTACTATTTTTGACCGATGCTACCTAAGTGCAGAGCTGATGATTAACTGGTCACGACAACACGGTTCAAGCCATTGGATGACCCCGATAAAATCTAATACTCAGTATGAAGTTATCGAACAGCTGGATGAGGAGGGTCGAGATTTAATAGTGGAGATGAGCGTCTCTCAACATGCATTAAGGCAAGACCCGAGCCTACCTGAAAAATGGCAAGCAAGGCTCGTTCTTTACCCGGAGCAAGAGCAACCCAACCATATCAAAGGGCTCCTTACCTCTCTAACCGACAGCCAGTATAGTCTCCAATCTCTGCTTGATGTCTATTTTGAGCGGTGGGAAGTTGAGAACAGCTACGGCGAAATAAAGCACGATATGCTTGAGGATGAAGTGTTACTGCGAAGCCAGTCAGTTGAGGGAGTGGAACAAGAAATATGGGGAATACTTATCGCCTACAACCTTGTTCGTTTGGAGATAAGCCGTATTGCTAAAGAGGCAGGGGTATCACCTTTGCGGATCAGTTTTATGATGGCGCTTCGAGATATCCAGGACGAGCTCATGTGGTGTGCAATAGCTTCACCAGGCTCGATCCCCAAAAAACTGAGGGCGATGCGTGAACGTGTAAAACGCTACATCTTGCCTGAGCGAAAAAAACGGCCCAAATCAAGGACCGTTCGTATAAGTAAGACCCGCTATCCAGTTCGCTCCAAGCACCTTAAGTGA
- the glnL gene encoding nitrogen regulation protein NR(II), which yields MSSELCETILNNIVTSTLILDESLRVRYANPSAEQLFSQSAKRIIDQPLSNLIQHASMDLALLSQPLQSGQSITDSDVTFVVDGKPLMLEVTVSPITWQKQLMLLIEMRKIGQQRRLSQELNQHAQQQAAKLLIRGLAHEIKNPLGGLRGAAQLLERTLPDQSLTEYTQIIIEQADRLRALVDRLLGPQKPGNKYSENLHLILEKVRQLVELDANANLVIERDYDPSLPDIIMDTDQIEQALLNIVNNAAQILVKQSHGKIILRTRTVHQANIHGQRHKLVARIEIIDNGPGIPSDLQDTLFYPMVSGREGGSGLGLSISQNLIDQHGGKIDVESWPGRTAFTIYLPIK from the coding sequence ATGAGTAGTGAACTTTGTGAAACAATATTAAACAATATTGTGACATCCACGCTGATTTTGGATGAGTCCTTACGGGTTCGATATGCAAATCCATCTGCTGAGCAATTATTCTCACAAAGTGCTAAAAGAATCATTGATCAGCCCTTATCTAACTTGATTCAACATGCATCAATGGACCTCGCTTTACTTTCTCAGCCTTTACAAAGTGGTCAGAGTATAACGGACAGTGATGTCACATTTGTCGTAGATGGCAAACCATTAATGCTTGAAGTAACTGTAAGTCCGATTACCTGGCAAAAACAGCTGATGCTTCTGATTGAAATGAGAAAAATAGGTCAACAAAGAAGACTCAGTCAGGAGTTAAATCAGCATGCACAACAACAAGCAGCCAAATTACTAATCCGTGGATTAGCACATGAAATTAAAAATCCACTTGGAGGGTTAAGGGGCGCTGCACAATTACTTGAGAGAACATTACCTGACCAAAGTCTCACAGAATATACTCAGATAATTATAGAGCAGGCTGATCGGTTAAGAGCTCTTGTTGATCGTCTCCTTGGCCCCCAAAAGCCAGGAAACAAATATTCTGAAAACCTACACCTTATTTTAGAAAAAGTCAGGCAACTCGTTGAGTTAGATGCTAATGCTAACCTGGTTATAGAACGGGATTATGACCCCAGTTTGCCAGACATTATTATGGATACTGATCAAATAGAACAAGCCTTACTGAATATCGTAAATAATGCAGCTCAAATCCTGGTAAAACAATCTCACGGAAAAATAATCCTTCGCACCAGAACGGTGCACCAGGCGAATATTCACGGACAACGCCATAAATTAGTTGCTCGAATTGAAATCATTGATAATGGGCCGGGAATTCCTTCAGACCTACAAGACACTCTTTTTTATCCTATGGTAAGCGGCAGAGAAGGAGGAAGTGGATTAGGTCTGTCAATTTCTCAAAATCTCATCGATCAACACGGCGGTAAAATCGATGTAGAAAGCTGGCCCGGAAGAACCGCGTTTACAATTTATTTACCAATAAAATAA
- the glnG gene encoding nitrogen regulation protein NR(I) has translation MSKGYVWVVDDDSSIRWVMEKTLSSANIKCETFSDAESVLMALERETPDVLVSDIRMPGIDGIELLNQVHASSPELPIIIMTAHSDLDAAVNAYQKGAFEYLPKPFDVDETLTLVERAIAHSQEQKREHSDHITNADDTPEIIGEAPAMQEVFRAIGRLSRSSISVLINGESGTGKELVAHALHRHSPRSQKPFIALNMAAIPKDLIESELFGHEKGAFTGANNVRQGRFEQANGGTLFLDEIGDMPLDIQTRLLRVLADGQFYRVGGHSAIKVDVRIVAATHQNLEMLVHQGKFREDLFHRLNVIRIQIPALRERRQDIERLTKHFLAEAAKELGVEMKTLHPKALEILNRLEWPGNVRQLENMCRWLTVMASGSEVLPGDLPSELVTEKKNIEINSDITWQKQLEVWAKTALEAGETELLSYALPEFERILLEAALNHTNGHKQDAAKVLGWGRNTLTRKLKELY, from the coding sequence ATGAGTAAAGGATATGTCTGGGTTGTTGATGACGACAGTTCAATCCGTTGGGTTATGGAAAAAACTTTGTCATCTGCCAATATAAAGTGTGAAACCTTTTCTGATGCAGAAAGTGTATTAATGGCTTTAGAGCGAGAAACGCCAGATGTACTTGTATCAGATATCCGAATGCCCGGTATCGATGGCATTGAATTACTTAATCAGGTACATGCTTCATCTCCAGAATTACCCATCATTATAATGACTGCTCACTCTGACTTAGATGCAGCAGTCAATGCCTACCAAAAAGGTGCCTTTGAATATCTTCCTAAGCCATTTGATGTTGATGAAACACTAACCTTGGTTGAAAGAGCGATTGCTCATAGCCAGGAACAGAAAAGAGAGCACTCAGATCATATCACTAATGCTGATGATACTCCGGAGATCATCGGAGAAGCACCTGCGATGCAGGAAGTATTCAGAGCTATAGGCAGACTGTCCCGCTCTTCAATCTCAGTTTTGATTAATGGCGAATCTGGTACAGGGAAAGAGCTGGTTGCACACGCATTACACAGACATAGTCCACGCTCTCAAAAACCTTTTATTGCTCTGAATATGGCAGCGATCCCCAAAGATTTAATTGAGTCTGAACTGTTTGGCCATGAAAAAGGAGCCTTTACTGGTGCCAACAATGTCCGACAGGGCCGCTTTGAACAAGCAAATGGTGGAACATTATTTCTTGATGAAATTGGTGACATGCCACTGGATATCCAGACACGCTTACTCAGAGTACTTGCCGACGGTCAGTTTTACAGAGTTGGGGGTCATTCCGCTATCAAAGTTGACGTCCGAATTGTTGCCGCAACACATCAAAACCTTGAGATGTTAGTCCATCAAGGTAAATTCCGGGAGGACTTATTCCACCGATTAAACGTTATCCGGATTCAGATTCCTGCATTAAGAGAAAGACGTCAGGATATCGAACGATTAACCAAACATTTCCTGGCTGAAGCCGCAAAAGAACTTGGCGTTGAAATGAAGACTCTTCATCCCAAGGCACTTGAAATATTAAATCGTTTGGAATGGCCGGGTAATGTTCGCCAACTGGAGAATATGTGCCGCTGGTTAACAGTGATGGCAAGTGGCAGCGAGGTTCTGCCCGGAGATTTACCCTCTGAGCTAGTGACAGAGAAAAAGAATATCGAAATAAATAGCGATATTACATGGCAAAAACAGCTGGAAGTATGGGCCAAAACAGCCCTTGAAGCCGGGGAAACAGAATTACTTTCCTATGCGTTGCCAGAATTTGAAAGGATTTTGCTGGAAGCCGCTTTAAATCATACAAATGGGCATAAGCAAGATGCCGCAAAAGTACTTGGATGGGGCAGAAACACTCTCACCAGAAAACTCAAAGAACTATATTAG
- a CDS encoding IS481 family transposase, with amino-acid sequence MLHTNNPIIKHKAGLLNLAEELGNVSKACKIMGVSRDTFYRYQELVEQGGIDSLVNQSRRAPNIKNRVDESTEKAVVSYAIEFPAHGQARTSNELRKKGIFVSGSGVRSIWLRNNLENFKKRLAALEAKVASEGIILSEEQVAALEKKKQDDEVCGEIETHHPGYLGSQDTFYVGNLKGVGRIYQQTFVDTHSKVAFAKLYTTKTPITSADLLNDRVLPFFEAHQLPLLRILTDRGTEYCGKVEQHDYQLYLAINDIDHTKTKARHPQTNGICERFHKTILNEFYQVTFRKKLYSSLEELQKDLDEWLDYYNNVRTHQGKVCCGRTPIETLLDGKKIWAEKNLAQI; translated from the coding sequence ATGCTTCATACTAACAATCCCATTATCAAACACAAAGCGGGTTTATTAAATCTGGCGGAAGAATTAGGCAATGTTTCCAAGGCATGTAAGATTATGGGCGTATCCAGGGACACGTTCTATCGCTATCAGGAGCTTGTCGAGCAAGGCGGAATTGATTCCTTAGTGAATCAGTCCCGCAGAGCACCCAATATTAAGAACCGGGTTGATGAATCTACAGAAAAGGCTGTCGTCAGTTACGCCATCGAATTTCCAGCTCATGGTCAGGCGCGTACCAGCAATGAACTCCGTAAGAAAGGAATCTTTGTTTCCGGCAGTGGTGTCCGGTCGATCTGGCTACGGAATAATCTGGAGAATTTCAAAAAACGGTTGGCCGCTTTAGAAGCCAAAGTCGCCAGTGAAGGAATCATTTTAAGTGAAGAGCAGGTTGCAGCGCTGGAGAAAAAGAAACAGGATGATGAAGTGTGTGGTGAAATCGAGACGCATCATCCCGGCTACCTGGGGTCACAGGACACATTCTACGTCGGTAATCTCAAGGGTGTTGGCCGGATTTACCAGCAGACCTTTGTCGATACTCACAGCAAAGTGGCTTTCGCAAAACTTTATACCACAAAAACACCGATCACATCGGCTGATTTACTCAACGATCGTGTCTTACCGTTCTTTGAAGCCCATCAGCTTCCGCTGCTGAGGATTTTGACGGACAGAGGCACAGAGTACTGTGGCAAAGTGGAGCAGCACGATTATCAGCTGTATCTGGCTATCAATGATATCGACCATACAAAAACAAAAGCCAGACATCCTCAGACAAACGGTATCTGCGAGCGTTTCCACAAAACGATTCTCAATGAATTTTATCAGGTCACGTTCAGGAAAAAGCTCTACAGTTCATTAGAAGAGTTGCAAAAAGATCTGGACGAATGGCTGGATTATTACAACAATGTTCGAACTCATCAGGGAAAAGTCTGCTGTGGGCGGACACCGATAGAGACATTATTGGATGGAAAAAAGATTTGGGCAGAAAAGAATTTAGCTCAAATCTAA
- a CDS encoding RNA recognition motif domain-containing protein codes for MNLNKSVLWVTAYSIIGVALLSQISLSSFIAFLAGTIGATAIVLLNSREAKAPGNEPIQSKTTTLYVGNLPYKANESNVKTLFSQYGDVFAVRLMKDKRTGKRRGFGFVVMPSSDAPTALENLNEHSYMDRTLKVRVANDPKSSEAVESD; via the coding sequence ATGAATTTAAATAAATCCGTTTTATGGGTAACCGCATATAGCATTATCGGTGTTGCTTTATTATCTCAAATATCGCTTTCCTCATTTATTGCTTTTCTGGCAGGTACCATTGGTGCAACAGCTATTGTCTTACTAAACTCACGAGAAGCCAAAGCTCCGGGAAATGAACCCATTCAAAGTAAGACAACCACACTATACGTGGGAAACTTACCTTATAAGGCAAATGAATCGAATGTGAAGACATTATTTTCTCAATATGGCGATGTTTTTGCAGTCCGCTTAATGAAAGACAAGCGAACTGGCAAACGACGTGGATTTGGTTTCGTTGTAATGCCTTCATCTGATGCCCCGACAGCATTGGAAAATCTGAATGAACATAGTTACATGGACAGAACCCTGAAAGTTCGTGTGGCAAATGATCCTAAGTCATCAGAAGCTGTTGAATCTGATTAA
- the murI gene encoding glutamate racemase, translated as MVSSLVSNILIFDSGMGGLSVYQEIYQLLPQHNYIYLFDNQAYPYGELSSSVLLERVESLIRHIVQSHDIDIVIIACNTASTIVLPSLRSMLSIPVVGVVPAIKPACLIAKYCVGLIATPATVKRDYTSELISNFSSGKEVIRLGTTELVDIAERKMRGEVIEIAEVQNVLQPIVNQIDVAVLGCTHFPLLRQEIQIVLGKNTLLVDSGYAIAKRVKLLLQDGASRHCRKPLLMYASAIPDNQVALSRTVRQFGFNQIQQLLMT; from the coding sequence ATCGTGTCCTCATTGGTATCCAATATTCTTATTTTTGACTCCGGAATGGGTGGATTATCTGTCTATCAGGAAATTTATCAGCTTTTACCGCAGCATAATTATATCTATTTATTTGATAATCAGGCTTACCCATACGGTGAGCTATCTTCATCAGTATTACTTGAACGGGTAGAGTCGCTCATTCGCCATATTGTTCAGAGCCATGATATCGATATCGTGATTATTGCGTGTAATACAGCAAGCACGATTGTTCTACCTTCCTTAAGATCAATGCTAAGCATTCCGGTTGTCGGGGTTGTGCCGGCAATAAAGCCCGCTTGTTTGATTGCGAAGTATTGTGTTGGTCTCATTGCAACCCCGGCAACAGTTAAACGGGATTATACTTCAGAGCTGATTAGCAATTTTTCATCCGGAAAAGAAGTTATCAGGTTAGGGACGACAGAGTTGGTTGATATTGCTGAAAGAAAAATGAGAGGAGAGGTGATTGAGATTGCAGAAGTACAGAATGTTCTGCAGCCAATTGTGAATCAGATAGATGTTGCAGTGTTAGGATGTACTCACTTTCCTCTACTGCGGCAAGAAATTCAGATAGTGCTGGGTAAAAATACTCTTCTGGTTGATTCTGGCTATGCGATTGCCAAAAGAGTCAAATTGCTATTGCAAGATGGCGCATCACGTCACTGCCGTAAGCCACTTCTGATGTACGCCAGCGCTATCCCGGATAACCAGGTAGCGCTGAGTCGTACAGTCAGACAATTCGGGTTTAATCAGATTCAACAGCTTCTGATGACTTAG